In Larimichthys crocea isolate SSNF chromosome VII, L_crocea_2.0, whole genome shotgun sequence, the genomic stretch AGGTGTGATGTGACTCGGCTAACTGTGAAGCTGTAACCGGAGAACTAAGTTGCACCGTCACTTTAGATATAAATAGCTTTACTGAAAGCCACGCAGAGACACAAGGAATACCATCACAACAGAGGGGGAGGGTTCACTCTGCCTGTGCATACATAAAGCCTACTGACtgcagacagtctgcagaagaGACCAGACACACTAAGACTATAGATAAGGCAGTACAGAGGGAGCCACTGATTGCAGGCAGTTTATTTatacaaaaagaagaagccagTGTAGACCCTGCACTTTAAGAACATGGGCATTCATCGATCCAAGCCTGAAAAACAAGCACAGGTCCTGATGCTGGGCCTGGACGGATCAGGAAAGACCACTCTTCTCTACAAACTGAAGTACAACGAGAGCGTGGTGACAGTGCCAACTGTGGGCTTCAACGTGGAGAcactggagacagacaggagcagCCCGAGTCTGACGGTGTGGGACGTGGGGGGCCAGAAGAAGATGAGGCCTCACTGGAAGCATCACTATACGGATACAGCCGGACTGGTGTTTGTGGTGGACAGCTGGGATCGAAAGAGGATGGAAGAGACCCGCAAAGTGCTTCATCGGGTAAATAAATCAGAGAATATTTGATTATTAATCAGAGTAACAGCCCTATTTAGCATTTATATGCAGCATATACACTAATATAAAGAAATACTTACAGCTTAATTCATGACGTATGTATTATATTGTCACTAGGAGGGGTTATATTacacaaatacattaataaacacaaacacactgcattaCAGTGTGTTATAAAGCATCACTGCAGTGTTTATATGCTACTTCCGGataaaaatggttaaaaagtAACATGCCCCCCCTTCGTTAAGCAAGcgttctttattttgttttctctgcttatTAGGTGCTGAGGTGCGAGAGTCTCAGAGGAGTTCCTCTCGTGGTTCTTGCCAACAAACAGGACCTTCAGGGAGCTCTAAGCCCTGAAGCACTTTGCCTGATGCTGGACTTGGGAAGAGTATGCGAGGGCAGAGCCTGGTTCGTCCAGCCCTGCTCAGCCACCACCGGCGCTGGGCTGGAGGAAGGTTTCAGAAGGATAGTCTATCTGATGAAGACTCCACTGAAACAGACTCAAGAGGACATTAAGGTTAAGATGAGGTCTAAAGGCTTTAGTATGACAGCTATCAAACAAGTGTTGCTCTGCAGCAGATGATGGATGAAGAGTCGTTCTTACAGTATGTACGATTCCACATCAGGCCTCTGTGTTACAGGATCACAGGATCAAATGAAGGGAGACATGATCACAGCTTTAATCTCTGTGGTGGAAAGATTTTTTACTCAATCCCGGTGAAGACAAAGTGTCTTTAAACCGTGGTGATAACCCACGAGGAGGCTGTCAGTAATCTTCAGTTATGAGGATAAAGAAACACGattcagtctgacagtgtacacacacactgtgcatgaTAAAACGTGTTTGTTTGGTCAAAGAAATGCTTTCTATTTGTGCctctttatttgtattattttagtATCACGatatttaaacacaactttttttttattatgttatgttcttaatatttcatacatgctgtatttattcatttgaaatgccaaaatgttaaattaaattgttaaattatttcattcaccaacacaaacatgactaCAACATATGGTACATGCTGTTACATCCATCACACTGAAACAATTTCAGATCTGTCAACAAATGTTTTGAACATGTTTTGTTGGCACtgtttcactgttgttttgtctttttgatacaattaaataaagttttttttttaaacatctggaCTTGCACAAAGTGGTTCTTCTGGAGTTTGGTCAATAAAATTAATAGTAGAAGaggtatttattttgtttttaagtaaaTGTTGCAACAATAAATGCTCATAAACCAATACTCTAatgctgtgtgtgcatttaaagGGTTACTGCTCACTGTAATTGTTCCTCCTGTTAATACTGACTGTGAAAACATCCTCTTGTAATATAAGACAAAATATACAGTCCTTATCTTGTGCAAAGAttgcatttaaatattcaacaaaaGCTAATAAATGACTAACTTAGTCAAATCAAACAGGTATTTTCCAAAGTTATCATGTTTATTCTCTCACCTGTGGTAAAAGGAGACGCTGaccagagaaacaaaaagagaaaggcTTCACTAACAGAGGCAGCATCACTataaatttagatttagacAGGTGTAATGCATATTGTGGATGAAGGTGAACCAAGATGATGTACTGCaggagggatgaaggatggagggatgaagggtaGGTGGATAGAGGGtaagggatgagaggagaaatcaAGGTtgtagatggatggaggagttcGGAGATGGGTCGATGTTGGCTGTTGGCGGGAAGATAGGAGGGAACCAGGAGGGAGCTGGGAATGAAACGCTCAGCCTTTGTTGCTCTGCAGGATAAGAGCTCCAGTCATTCCTGCATatgaa encodes the following:
- the LOC104924738 gene encoding ADP-ribosylation factor-like protein 14, coding for MGIHRSKPEKQAQVLMLGLDGSGKTTLLYKLKYNESVVTVPTVGFNVETLETDRSSPSLTVWDVGGQKKMRPHWKHHYTDTAGLVFVVDSWDRKRMEETRKVLHRVLRCESLRGVPLVVLANKQDLQGALSPEALCLMLDLGRVCEGRAWFVQPCSATTGAGLEEGFRRIVYLMKTPLKQTQEDIKVKMRSKGFSMTAIKQVLLCSR